The Vibrio nitrifigilis genome window below encodes:
- a CDS encoding TAXI family TRAP transporter solute-binding subunit: MAFRKLLHLAVLASAITTITPASAREFITIGTGSVTGVYYPAGGAICKLVNQERKTHQIRCSVESTNGSVYNVNSIRSGDLDLGIVQSDWQYHAYHGSSEFKQQGPYKKLRAIFSLHTEPFNIIARADSHIKNIKDLAGKRIDIGNVGSGDQATMQVVMKEFGWTKHSFKYVSELKGSERSQALCDNKIDAFIYMVGHPNGSIKEATTSCDAKLIPATGSQIDAIVSSHPYYTYTDVPAGMYRGTDQDIKSFGVAATLVASSDLPDDVAYNIAKAVFENFDTFKHLHPAFANLKKEDMVKNGLSVPLHPGALKYYKEIGLIK; encoded by the coding sequence ATGGCATTTCGTAAGTTACTTCATCTTGCTGTACTAGCCTCAGCCATTACGACTATTACTCCCGCTAGCGCACGAGAGTTTATTACCATCGGTACAGGATCTGTCACTGGCGTCTATTACCCAGCTGGCGGAGCTATTTGTAAACTGGTGAATCAAGAGCGTAAAACACACCAAATTCGCTGCTCTGTTGAGTCGACTAACGGTTCAGTTTACAACGTGAATAGCATTCGTTCTGGGGATTTAGATTTAGGTATTGTTCAATCCGATTGGCAATACCATGCCTACCATGGAAGCAGTGAATTTAAACAGCAAGGTCCGTACAAAAAACTGCGCGCGATCTTTTCACTTCATACAGAACCTTTCAATATTATCGCTCGGGCTGATTCGCATATTAAAAATATCAAAGATCTTGCTGGTAAACGTATTGATATTGGTAATGTCGGTTCTGGCGATCAAGCAACAATGCAAGTCGTAATGAAAGAATTTGGCTGGACTAAGCACAGTTTCAAATATGTGTCTGAACTTAAAGGTTCTGAGCGCTCCCAAGCTCTGTGTGACAATAAGATAGATGCGTTTATCTATATGGTTGGTCATCCTAATGGCTCCATTAAAGAAGCCACTACATCGTGCGATGCTAAACTGATCCCAGCAACGGGTTCACAAATAGACGCAATAGTAAGTTCACATCCCTACTACACATACACTGATGTACCAGCAGGAATGTACCGTGGCACCGATCAAGACATAAAAAGTTTTGGTGTAGCAGCGACACTAGTCGCAAGCAGTGATCTCCCCGATGACGTTGCTTATAACATCGCTAAAGCGGTATTTGAAAATTTTGACACGTTTAAACACCTACACCCTGCTTTTGCTAATTTGAAAAAAGAAGACATGGTAAAAAATGGCTTATCAGTTCCACTGCATCCCGGAGCGCTAAAATATTATAAAGAAATAGGCCTTATCAAATAA
- the rraB gene encoding ribonuclease E inhibitor RraB, whose amino-acid sequence MSHEDDYLSVEELIEIQKEETRDIIEALLEDGSDPEALYEIEHHLFAEQFETLEKAAIDAFKMGFEVLEAEETEDEDGNKLLCFDATMQSVLNPEAIDEQVEKLVNLAEKYDIIYDGWGTFYEGEDALYDEEDDDDEE is encoded by the coding sequence ATGTCTCATGAAGATGATTATCTATCTGTGGAAGAATTGATCGAGATTCAAAAGGAAGAGACTCGCGATATTATAGAGGCCTTACTTGAAGATGGCAGTGATCCAGAAGCGCTCTATGAAATTGAACACCACTTGTTTGCTGAACAGTTTGAAACGCTAGAAAAAGCAGCTATTGATGCTTTTAAAATGGGTTTTGAAGTATTAGAAGCAGAAGAAACTGAAGATGAAGATGGCAATAAATTGCTATGTTTTGACGCGACAATGCAATCAGTATTAAACCCTGAAGCCATTGATGAACAAGTGGAAAAGCTAGTTAACCTCGCTGAAAAGTATGACATCATCTATGACGGATGGGGTACCTTCTATGAAGGTGAAGATGCGCTTTATGACGAAGAAGATGACGACGACGAAGAATAG
- the tldD gene encoding metalloprotease TldD, producing MSINRIEEALLTPAGLTEQDIADTLSSIATRQIDYADIYFQSSWHESLVLEDSIIKDGSFNIDRGVGVRAITGEKTGFAYSDQIELAGLKQSANAARGIAQSGQSGQVQAFKRLNDSQAYYADVNPLDCWEKQQKTELLKQLDAYIRTKEPLVQEVSVSLSGVHEQMLVAATDGTYAGDIRPLVRLSISVIAQKGDRRERGSSGGGGRFDYDYFLNEIEGQKIAFSYADEAIRQALVNLEAVAAPAGTMPVVLGSGWPGVLLHEAVGHGLEGDFNRKGSSVFSGKIGQKVTSDLCTIVDDGTLKDLRGSLNVDDEGVAGQYNVLIEKGELKGYMQDKLNARLMGVNPTGNGRRESYAHLPMPRMTNTYMLPGEHTPEEIISTVKKGVYAPNFGGGQVDITSGKFVFSASEAYLIENGKITTPIKGATLIGSGIEAMQQVSMVGNDLGIDRGVGVCGKAGQSVPVGVGQPTLKLDALTVGGTE from the coding sequence ATGAGTATTAACCGCATTGAAGAAGCACTACTTACACCCGCAGGGCTGACAGAGCAAGATATTGCGGATACCTTGTCGAGCATTGCTACTCGTCAAATTGATTACGCTGACATCTATTTTCAGTCCAGTTGGCATGAGTCTTTAGTATTAGAAGATAGCATTATTAAAGACGGTTCTTTTAATATTGATCGCGGTGTGGGTGTGCGTGCCATCACCGGAGAAAAAACGGGTTTTGCCTACTCAGATCAAATTGAGTTAGCGGGATTAAAGCAGAGCGCAAATGCAGCACGAGGTATTGCTCAAAGTGGTCAAAGCGGACAGGTTCAGGCATTCAAACGTTTGAATGATAGCCAAGCTTACTACGCTGATGTGAATCCTCTCGATTGTTGGGAAAAACAACAAAAAACAGAGTTATTGAAGCAGCTTGATGCATACATCCGTACTAAAGAACCTCTTGTCCAAGAAGTGTCTGTGAGTTTAAGTGGTGTTCATGAGCAGATGCTTGTTGCGGCGACTGATGGCACTTATGCAGGAGATATTCGTCCACTGGTTCGTTTATCTATTAGTGTTATCGCACAAAAAGGCGATCGCCGTGAGCGTGGTAGTTCAGGTGGTGGTGGTCGTTTTGATTACGATTACTTTTTAAATGAGATTGAAGGACAAAAAATTGCCTTCTCTTATGCAGATGAAGCAATTCGTCAAGCGCTTGTGAATTTGGAAGCCGTTGCAGCGCCAGCGGGAACAATGCCGGTAGTACTTGGCTCTGGTTGGCCTGGTGTTTTACTTCATGAAGCTGTGGGGCATGGTTTAGAAGGGGACTTTAACCGGAAAGGTTCATCGGTGTTTTCTGGCAAGATCGGTCAGAAAGTCACATCAGATCTTTGTACTATTGTTGATGACGGTACATTGAAAGATTTGCGTGGTTCATTAAATGTTGATGATGAAGGTGTTGCTGGTCAATACAATGTATTGATTGAAAAAGGCGAACTGAAAGGTTACATGCAAGATAAGTTAAATGCGCGTCTTATGGGTGTGAACCCTACGGGCAATGGTCGCCGAGAATCTTATGCACATCTTCCAATGCCGCGTATGACCAACACATATATGTTACCAGGTGAGCATACTCCGGAAGAGATCATTTCTACCGTTAAGAAGGGGGTTTACGCACCGAACTTTGGCGGCGGTCAGGTGGATATTACTTCTGGTAAATTCGTCTTCTCTGCATCTGAAGCCTATCTTATTGAAAACGGTAAGATTACTACTCCCATTAAAGGTGCCACTCTTATCGGTTCTGGCATTGAAGCAATGCAACAAGTGTCTATGGTGGGTAATGACCTTGGTATCGACCGTGGTGTTGGTGTTTGTGGTAAAGCAGGACAAAGCGTACCTGTAGGTGTTGGTCAGCCAACGTTGAAACTTGATGCTTTGACGGTTGGTGGTACTGAATAA
- the argR gene encoding transcriptional regulator ArgR, with protein sequence MRNTDKQDNLVRAFKALLKEERFGSQGDIVDALKSEGFENINQSKVSRMLTKFGAVRTRNAKMEMVYCLPAELGVPTVSSSLRELVLDIDHNPALVVIHTGPGAAQLIARLLDSLGKSEGILGVVAGDDTIFITPTAAVPTEQLFASVCELFEYAG encoded by the coding sequence ATGCGCAATACAGACAAACAAGATAACCTCGTTCGTGCTTTTAAAGCTCTACTCAAAGAAGAAAGATTTGGGTCACAGGGTGATATCGTTGATGCACTGAAAAGCGAAGGATTCGAGAACATTAACCAGTCCAAAGTCTCACGGATGCTGACGAAATTTGGCGCAGTACGTACGCGTAACGCCAAGATGGAAATGGTTTACTGCCTACCGGCAGAACTCGGCGTCCCAACGGTATCGAGCTCGCTACGAGAACTCGTGTTAGATATTGATCACAACCCTGCACTTGTTGTTATTCACACAGGTCCAGGTGCAGCACAGCTAATTGCTCGCTTGCTTGATTCCCTAGGTAAATCCGAAGGTATCCTTGGCGTTGTTGCTGGTGACGATACTATTTTTATTACTCCTACGGCAGCAGTTCCCACAGAGCAACTCTTTGCTTCTGTCTGTGAACTGTTTGAATATGCAGGCTAA
- a CDS encoding DUF2061 domain-containing protein, with the protein MKKTLSFATIHFTVAFTVAYILTGDIILGSLIAMLEPLINTGAFYLHDQAWQKFPSLKKWHNQTSIKTISFAVVHFSIAFSVSYLLSGSWLVGGIMATIEPSINTVIFYLHEKLWQRQTQWRCPIHGM; encoded by the coding sequence ATGAAAAAGACATTGAGTTTCGCCACTATCCACTTTACGGTTGCGTTTACCGTTGCCTATATTCTTACTGGCGATATTATCCTAGGCAGCTTAATTGCAATGCTAGAGCCTTTAATTAATACCGGTGCATTTTATCTGCATGACCAGGCTTGGCAAAAATTCCCATCGCTTAAGAAATGGCACAACCAAACGTCTATAAAAACAATCAGTTTTGCCGTTGTCCACTTCAGCATCGCTTTTTCTGTCTCTTACTTACTATCAGGAAGTTGGTTAGTGGGGGGAATAATGGCAACGATAGAACCGAGCATTAATACCGTTATTTTTTATCTACACGAGAAACTATGGCAACGCCAAACTCAATGGCGTTGCCCAATACATGGTATGTGA
- a CDS encoding carbon-nitrogen hydrolase family protein, with protein sequence MERVGVIQMTSGPNVADNVTFIEKQIARLVKHGAQWIVTPENALLFSQRTDYHAYAEPLGRGPIQLRLAEIARHYGVWLLIGSMPIKRDDSVTSTSILLDSQGQCQAYYDKLHMFDVDVADSQHRYRESETFQAGSQISLTQTPFGALGLSICYDIRFPHLYSELRQRGAEIFIVPAAFTAVTGQAHWEVLLRARAIENQCWVVAAAQGGKHPCGRETWGHSMVVNPWGEIVASLEQQAGSLIVDIDRSASAEVRQAMPIIEHARFSNQFQSTKS encoded by the coding sequence ATGGAAAGAGTCGGTGTTATCCAAATGACATCGGGCCCTAATGTCGCAGACAATGTCACCTTTATTGAAAAACAAATTGCTCGATTAGTAAAACATGGGGCACAGTGGATAGTGACCCCTGAGAATGCCTTATTATTTAGTCAACGCACGGATTATCATGCTTATGCTGAACCTCTCGGTCGTGGCCCTATTCAGCTTCGTTTAGCTGAAATTGCCCGCCATTATGGGGTATGGTTGTTAATAGGGAGTATGCCTATAAAACGTGATGATAGCGTGACTTCCACTTCTATTTTGTTGGATTCTCAAGGTCAATGTCAGGCGTATTATGATAAGCTGCATATGTTTGATGTCGATGTTGCAGATAGCCAGCATCGATACCGAGAATCAGAGACGTTTCAAGCAGGAAGCCAAATATCATTAACACAGACGCCATTCGGTGCATTAGGTTTATCCATTTGTTACGATATTCGTTTTCCTCATCTTTACTCCGAATTAAGACAGCGGGGCGCTGAGATTTTTATTGTTCCGGCTGCGTTTACGGCGGTGACGGGTCAGGCTCATTGGGAGGTTCTACTCAGAGCAAGAGCCATAGAAAATCAATGCTGGGTTGTTGCCGCTGCTCAAGGAGGAAAACATCCTTGTGGAAGAGAAACCTGGGGGCATTCCATGGTCGTTAACCCTTGGGGCGAAATTGTTGCTTCATTAGAGCAGCAAGCAGGTAGTTTGATCGTCGATATAGACAGAAGTGCATCGGCTGAGGTTCGTCAGGCGATGCCTATTATCGAGCACGCTCGATTTTCCAATCAATTTCAATCAACAAAGAGCTAG
- a CDS encoding glycosyl hydrolase 2 galactose-binding domain-containing protein produces the protein MQLSLAGLWQLSPLTDLSIPQDDITFPAPLSKVLPDSITEQEIAAQEWHLMHDVEMDEEMMRAQAIDLVLEGIDFHAEVRVNGIAVFDCDGTQAIYRKDVKPYLDKGGNRIEILFLEEEEPLLFEEDITDFARSEPIKHYDTRIGIWRAPYLQFINNTRLDNVTTEQVWHYSGGCELLVHVYFTNLHPELVSASVKFDGMTYQVPLDVRSHEASVLFQVEAPKAFNPQDPQQEDMYQVEVDLDGQSDSQWIGLHHSLSQALF, from the coding sequence ATGCAGCTTTCGTTAGCCGGTCTGTGGCAACTTTCTCCTCTTACTGATCTCTCTATTCCTCAAGACGATATTACCTTCCCTGCGCCGCTGAGTAAGGTACTACCGGATTCCATCACAGAACAAGAGATTGCGGCTCAAGAGTGGCATCTTATGCATGATGTAGAAATGGATGAAGAGATGATGCGTGCTCAAGCCATTGATTTGGTGCTTGAGGGAATTGATTTCCATGCAGAGGTGCGAGTCAATGGTATTGCTGTTTTTGACTGTGATGGTACACAGGCGATCTACCGTAAAGATGTGAAACCGTATCTGGATAAAGGGGGAAATCGGATTGAAATTCTCTTTTTAGAGGAAGAAGAACCCCTTCTTTTTGAGGAAGATATTACGGATTTCGCTCGTTCAGAGCCTATTAAGCATTATGATACTCGTATCGGAATATGGCGCGCTCCCTATCTGCAATTTATCAATAATACTCGTCTTGATAATGTCACAACGGAGCAAGTTTGGCACTACAGTGGCGGCTGTGAATTACTTGTTCATGTTTACTTTACGAATTTACATCCTGAGCTAGTTTCCGCCTCCGTGAAATTTGATGGTATGACTTATCAAGTCCCTTTGGATGTTCGTTCTCATGAGGCTAGTGTACTTTTTCAAGTAGAAGCTCCAAAAGCATTTAATCCTCAGGATCCTCAACAAGAGGATATGTATCAAGTGGAAGTCGATCTTGATGGGCAGTCGGACTCTCAGTGGATTGGTTTGCACCATTCCTTATCGCAAGCGCTCTTCTGA
- the mdh gene encoding malate dehydrogenase: MKVAVIGAAGGIGQALALLLKNRLPAGTDLALYDIAPVTPGVAADLSHIPTPVSIKGYAGEDPTPALEGADVVLISAGVARKPGMDRADLFNVNAGIVKSIAEKVAATCPTACVGVITNPVNTTVPIFAEEMKKAGVYDKRKLFGVTTLDVIRAETFVAELKGKDPSNIRVPVIGGHSGVTILPLLSQVEGVSFSEEEAKSLTYRIQNAGTEVVEAKAGGGSATLSMGQAACRFGLALVKALQGSEEVIEYAYVDGGSEHAPFFAQPVKLGQNGVEEVLPYGKLSAYEQKELADMLPTLNKDIQTGVDFAK, translated from the coding sequence ATGAAAGTCGCTGTTATTGGTGCCGCTGGTGGCATCGGTCAAGCCCTTGCATTGTTGCTCAAGAATCGTCTACCAGCAGGAACCGATCTTGCTCTTTACGATATTGCTCCGGTGACTCCCGGTGTGGCTGCAGATTTGAGCCACATTCCAACCCCTGTATCAATCAAAGGTTATGCAGGTGAAGATCCTACTCCTGCTCTAGAGGGCGCGGACGTTGTATTGATTTCCGCTGGTGTTGCTCGTAAACCAGGGATGGATCGTGCTGATCTTTTTAATGTTAATGCTGGTATCGTTAAGTCGATAGCAGAGAAAGTCGCTGCGACCTGCCCAACAGCTTGTGTGGGTGTGATTACTAACCCGGTTAACACAACGGTTCCTATTTTTGCCGAAGAGATGAAAAAAGCAGGTGTGTACGATAAACGTAAACTGTTTGGTGTGACGACTCTTGATGTGATTCGTGCCGAAACGTTTGTTGCTGAATTGAAAGGTAAAGACCCTAGCAACATTCGCGTTCCTGTGATTGGTGGTCACTCAGGAGTTACTATTTTGCCATTACTTTCCCAAGTAGAAGGGGTAAGTTTTAGTGAAGAAGAAGCAAAATCGCTCACTTATCGAATTCAAAATGCGGGTACAGAAGTTGTTGAAGCGAAAGCGGGTGGTGGTTCTGCGACACTGTCGATGGGTCAAGCTGCATGTCGCTTTGGATTAGCACTTGTCAAAGCTCTACAAGGTAGTGAAGAGGTTATTGAATACGCTTATGTCGATGGTGGTAGTGAACACGCACCGTTCTTCGCTCAGCCCGTTAAACTTGGCCAAAATGGCGTAGAGGAAGTGCTTCCATACGGCAAACTGAGTGCTTATGAGCAAAAAGAGTTGGCGGATATGCTGCCGACATTGAATAAAGATATTCAAACTGGCGTAGATTTTGCCAAATAA